A region from the Candidatus Binatia bacterium genome encodes:
- a CDS encoding glycosyltransferase family 39 protein produces MNPRRVLLVALLLFASLTYLWGVQRDLPHAPDSDEIDFLLIVAQMGASGDPNPHWFGHPGSTFIYPFAIGLHGASAVSTGAPWFRAHPELANYILENRGTSILIGRLVSVGYAVLALWLICLVGDRAFGPPVGLIGGWFAVLSPLTFEHVDMARTDSAGLFFGFLATWALLRLLSEPSRRAHVVAGLALGFAIGTRFFLAGLGPLLVVVEAVLLTRAHTQAERTDVLRGGGIALACIAGGLILSSPFLFLEFGEVMKNLAHEARGAHPGADGLDFAGNLSWYFTTALPRSVPWPLLVLSAAGGVLALVRREVEPLLLLGFVVIFLGGISLATLHWGRWLIQILPTFALLAASALVFAVQWAVRRAGAGARAGQIALLVSVVAVSAVPAWNYVAFAGLQATSSTREIARDWILANLSPTERIAADLYTAPLSESPFEDTDFVFSLGEVAGHPAELRARGYDIAMVSSAVYRRFFATPKRYPAEIGFYRALFRKTELLKEFRPGPGGRGPVIRLYRLPDALP; encoded by the coding sequence TTGAATCCCCGACGTGTCCTACTGGTGGCTCTCCTGCTCTTCGCTTCACTTACGTACCTATGGGGCGTGCAGCGCGACCTTCCTCACGCGCCCGATAGCGACGAGATCGATTTCCTGCTGATCGTCGCACAGATGGGGGCGTCCGGTGACCCGAACCCGCACTGGTTCGGACATCCGGGATCCACATTCATCTACCCGTTCGCGATCGGGCTCCACGGCGCGAGCGCGGTGTCCACCGGCGCTCCGTGGTTCCGCGCGCACCCGGAACTCGCCAACTACATTCTGGAGAACCGAGGAACGTCGATCCTCATCGGGCGCCTCGTCTCCGTAGGCTACGCCGTCCTCGCCCTGTGGCTGATCTGCCTAGTCGGCGACCGCGCCTTCGGCCCTCCCGTCGGGTTGATCGGCGGTTGGTTCGCCGTGCTCTCACCGCTGACCTTCGAACACGTGGACATGGCGCGGACCGACAGCGCAGGTCTGTTCTTCGGCTTTCTCGCGACCTGGGCGCTCCTTCGTCTCCTTTCGGAACCGAGTCGCCGTGCGCACGTGGTCGCCGGGCTCGCGCTGGGCTTCGCCATCGGGACCCGCTTCTTCCTCGCGGGCCTCGGACCGCTTCTCGTCGTCGTTGAGGCCGTCTTGCTGACGCGCGCGCATACACAAGCCGAGCGTACCGACGTCCTGCGGGGCGGCGGGATCGCCCTCGCTTGCATCGCCGGCGGCCTGATCCTGAGCTCGCCCTTTCTCTTCCTCGAGTTCGGCGAGGTCATGAAGAACCTCGCGCACGAAGCTCGCGGAGCGCACCCTGGCGCGGATGGACTCGACTTCGCCGGCAACCTCTCGTGGTACTTCACCACGGCTCTGCCTCGGTCGGTTCCGTGGCCTCTGCTGGTCCTATCCGCGGCGGGGGGCGTACTCGCCCTCGTGCGACGCGAAGTCGAACCGCTCCTCCTCCTCGGGTTCGTCGTGATCTTTCTCGGCGGCATCAGCCTGGCCACGCTCCACTGGGGGCGTTGGCTGATCCAGATCCTCCCGACCTTCGCCCTCCTCGCCGCCTCCGCCCTGGTGTTCGCCGTCCAGTGGGCGGTGCGGCGTGCGGGCGCCGGCGCAAGGGCCGGCCAGATCGCGCTCCTCGTGAGCGTCGTCGCGGTGAGCGCCGTGCCCGCGTGGAACTACGTCGCGTTTGCGGGCCTCCAGGCGACGTCGAGCACACGGGAGATCGCACGGGACTGGATCCTCGCGAACCTGTCGCCGACCGAACGCATCGCGGCCGATCTCTACACCGCTCCCCTTTCGGAGAGCCCGTTCGAGGACACCGACTTCGTCTTCTCGCTCGGCGAGGTCGCCGGACATCCCGCGGAGCTGCGAGCGCGAGGGTACGACATCGCGATGGTGTCGAGCGCCGTCTACCGGCGGTTCTTCGCGACCCCGAAGCGTTACCCGGCGGAGATCGGGTTCTACCGAGCCCTCTTCCGCAAGACCGAACTCCTGAAGGAGTTCCGCCCGGGGCCCGGGGGACGTGGCCCCGTGATCCGTCTATACCGCCTTCCAGACGCACTCCCTTAG
- a CDS encoding zinc-binding alcohol dehydrogenase family protein has translation MVKAYAITADAVAAERARVNDDLDKVDISRVVALDTLELPEVGPTDVHLRILAVSAEHNVDHAALADTVNIAKARGGKMYPGNSAVGEVVAVGREVTKFKPGDIALTHCNGDPDKFGYPLRIWAYDQPESTGWYGEEAVVGEWQLIAAPLDCGLNFWEIAALPLRAPTAYHLWRRALGIFRVKVAREHLAQINVLGFGGGVSELFLMLAKHEGHNAYFCSGSPERRAALEELGITGIDQKAYNRFSSRDDVKAFNGEVKSLTGGIGMHVVCDMLRGPVFAAGVACSARQGVNVSAGWQLAKGIQYDSAGASVKQLTLDHTHYETITGCGAATELYGSVFKPTIHKEIYSFEDLPRAMHEMHLNTQTGIPIIRVAKDLPASVAAIT, from the coding sequence ATGGTCAAAGCCTACGCGATCACAGCTGATGCCGTCGCCGCCGAGCGAGCCCGTGTAAACGACGATCTGGACAAGGTCGACATTTCCCGGGTAGTCGCCCTCGACACCCTCGAACTTCCGGAGGTCGGGCCTACCGACGTGCACCTGCGGATTCTGGCCGTTTCGGCCGAGCACAACGTCGACCACGCGGCTCTCGCGGATACGGTCAACATTGCGAAGGCTCGGGGCGGCAAGATGTATCCCGGGAACTCCGCGGTCGGCGAGGTCGTCGCAGTCGGTCGCGAGGTCACGAAGTTCAAGCCTGGCGACATCGCCCTCACGCACTGCAACGGAGACCCCGACAAATTCGGATATCCCCTGCGGATCTGGGCGTACGATCAGCCGGAATCCACGGGTTGGTACGGTGAGGAGGCGGTGGTCGGCGAATGGCAGCTCATTGCCGCGCCTCTCGATTGCGGTCTCAACTTCTGGGAGATCGCGGCCCTGCCGCTCCGCGCCCCGACGGCCTACCACCTGTGGCGCCGGGCCCTGGGCATCTTCCGCGTGAAGGTCGCGCGGGAGCATCTGGCTCAGATCAACGTCCTGGGCTTCGGCGGAGGCGTCTCCGAGCTCTTCCTGATGCTGGCCAAGCATGAAGGCCACAATGCCTACTTCTGCTCGGGTAGCCCCGAGCGGCGGGCCGCTCTCGAAGAACTCGGCATCACCGGCATCGATCAGAAGGCCTACAACCGCTTCTCCAGCCGCGATGACGTCAAGGCGTTCAACGGCGAGGTGAAGAGCCTGACCGGTGGGATAGGGATGCACGTCGTCTGCGACATGTTGCGCGGCCCCGTGTTCGCCGCCGGCGTGGCGTGCTCGGCGCGCCAGGGTGTGAACGTGAGCGCCGGTTGGCAGCTCGCCAAGGGCATTCAGTACGACTCCGCGGGGGCTTCGGTGAAGCAGCTGACCCTCGATCACACCCACTACGAGACGATCACAGGGTGTGGGGCCGCGACGGAGCTCTACGGCAGCGTCTTCAAACCCACGATCCACAAGGAAATCTACAGTTTCGAGGATCTCCCGAGGGCGATGCACGAGATGCATCTGAACACGCAGACCGGCATTCCAATCATTCGCGTTGCGAAGGACCTGCCGGCGTCGGTCGCCGCCATCACCTGA
- a CDS encoding pyridoxal phosphate-dependent aminotransferase, translating to MADSVKLSARTEHLRQASVLRTLTEQVSAFRDGINLGQGVCDLDMPAELTEATIASIRESRATYTPFAGVEPLRRQIAERMARRYGISYALDEIVVTIGASAALSSTFLTLLDPGDEVVLFEPFYPYHHSAALLAGARVTAIPEASEGGEPDWARLEQALGDRARILVLNTPANPGGHVWTREQLNRLSRLLDGTDVQLVTDEIYEDLIYDGRTHVPPASVPELYPRTITVSGLGKAYSITGWRLGWLAAPREIAAAIGPVFDTLCVCAPRPLQEGAARALETIPEKYYAELRDAYQHRRDRLVGALSAGGLQPRVPAGAYYMLADYRERYGEIPTRDACFRLLDELHIAAIPGEIFYSGSSPCVLRFHFAVEEPVLAEVTRRFSKGL from the coding sequence GTGGCCGACTCCGTGAAGCTCTCCGCGCGCACCGAGCATCTGCGCCAGGCCAGCGTGCTTCGCACGCTGACCGAACAGGTCTCCGCGTTCCGCGACGGGATCAATCTCGGCCAAGGGGTCTGCGACCTCGACATGCCTGCGGAGTTGACCGAAGCCACGATCGCGTCCATCCGCGAGAGCCGGGCGACGTACACTCCTTTTGCAGGCGTCGAGCCCTTGCGCCGCCAGATCGCAGAGCGGATGGCGCGCCGGTACGGGATCTCGTACGCGCTCGACGAGATCGTCGTGACGATCGGCGCATCGGCTGCGCTGAGCTCGACGTTCCTCACGCTCCTCGATCCGGGCGACGAAGTCGTGCTCTTCGAACCGTTCTACCCCTACCACCACAGCGCCGCGCTTCTGGCCGGCGCCCGTGTCACCGCGATTCCAGAGGCCTCCGAAGGCGGGGAACCCGACTGGGCCCGGCTCGAGCAGGCACTCGGTGACCGAGCCCGAATCCTCGTTCTGAATACTCCGGCCAACCCGGGCGGCCACGTATGGACGCGGGAACAGCTGAACCGCCTCTCTCGCCTTCTGGACGGAACGGACGTCCAGCTCGTCACCGACGAGATCTACGAAGACCTCATCTACGACGGCCGCACGCATGTTCCGCCGGCCTCCGTGCCCGAGCTTTATCCCCGCACGATCACCGTCTCCGGCCTCGGCAAGGCCTACTCGATCACCGGTTGGCGGCTCGGCTGGCTCGCCGCCCCCCGGGAGATCGCCGCGGCGATAGGGCCCGTCTTCGACACCCTCTGCGTGTGCGCGCCGCGCCCTCTGCAGGAAGGCGCCGCGCGGGCTCTCGAGACCATTCCCGAGAAATACTACGCAGAGCTGCGCGACGCGTACCAACATCGCCGCGACCGACTCGTCGGCGCGCTGAGCGCCGGCGGCCTGCAGCCTCGTGTCCCGGCGGGCGCCTACTACATGCTCGCCGACTATCGCGAACGGTACGGCGAGATCCCGACACGTGATGCGTGTTTCCGTCTTCTGGACGAACTTCACATTGCGGCAATCCCCGGAGAGATCTTCTATTCCGGGAGCAGCCCCTGCGTGCTTCGCTTCCATTTCGCCGTGGAGGAACCCGTCCTGGCCGAGGTCACAAGACGGTTCTCCAAAGGATTGTGA
- a CDS encoding calcium/sodium antiporter — protein sequence MTTWHLFLAIAGLVALGVGGELLVRSSVQLARGLGLTPLLIGVTVVSLGTSAPELAVSLKAAVAGKAEVSVGNVVGSNLLNTLVVLGISALIVPLVVAQRLVWWDVPIMIAATALVWWLGSDGWLRASDGGLLLGLLAAYLVMAVLLSRRESASVQAEYGQEFAGDAGMSVPKSCAILVAGLVLLIFGADWFVEAASVMALALGVSELVVSLTIVAFGTSLPELVTAVIAALRGENDIAVGNVVGSNIMNLLLILGLSSFFATGGLAVAQQVTDFDLPFTLVAAVACLPIFWTGHRMERTEGALFLLAYAVYLCELVMTATGHSAAEVARNTLYFVVAPLMALSILASLARTMRAGSQPPPTGS from the coding sequence GTGACGACCTGGCACCTGTTCTTGGCGATCGCTGGGCTCGTGGCTCTCGGCGTCGGCGGCGAACTTCTCGTGCGCTCGTCGGTCCAGCTCGCTCGCGGGCTCGGGCTCACGCCTCTGCTGATCGGCGTGACGGTAGTATCGCTCGGCACGAGTGCGCCGGAGCTTGCCGTTTCCCTGAAGGCGGCCGTCGCCGGAAAGGCCGAGGTTTCGGTCGGGAACGTCGTCGGCAGCAACCTCCTGAACACGCTCGTCGTACTGGGGATCTCTGCGTTGATCGTGCCCCTCGTGGTCGCGCAACGCCTGGTGTGGTGGGACGTGCCCATCATGATCGCGGCGACGGCCCTCGTGTGGTGGCTCGGTTCCGATGGCTGGCTGCGCGCGAGCGACGGAGGGCTGCTACTGGGGCTGCTTGCCGCCTATCTCGTGATGGCCGTCCTGCTGAGTCGGCGGGAGAGTGCGTCGGTTCAGGCGGAGTACGGCCAGGAGTTCGCGGGCGACGCCGGCATGTCGGTGCCCAAGAGTTGCGCGATCCTGGTCGCGGGCCTTGTGTTGCTGATCTTCGGTGCGGATTGGTTCGTCGAAGCGGCATCGGTCATGGCCCTGGCGCTGGGCGTGAGCGAACTCGTGGTGTCGTTGACCATCGTCGCATTCGGAACCTCGCTGCCGGAGCTCGTGACGGCCGTCATTGCCGCACTCCGAGGCGAGAACGACATCGCCGTCGGGAACGTGGTCGGCAGCAACATCATGAACCTGCTCCTGATCCTGGGCCTCTCGTCCTTTTTCGCGACGGGCGGACTCGCGGTCGCGCAGCAGGTGACTGACTTCGACCTGCCGTTCACCCTGGTAGCCGCCGTGGCCTGTCTCCCGATCTTCTGGACGGGACACCGGATGGAGCGCACCGAGGGCGCACTCTTCCTGCTCGCGTACGCGGTCTACCTCTGTGAGTTGGTGATGACCGCGACCGGTCATTCGGCCGCGGAGGTCGCCCGCAATACTCTGTACTTCGTGGTTGCTCCGCTGATGGCGCTTTCGATTCTCGCGTCGCTCGCGCGCACGATGCGCGCCGGATCGCAGCCGCCGCCGACCGGCTCCTAG
- a CDS encoding HAD hydrolase-like protein yields the protein MDSLPGYRRLERLRARGVSLAVVSDTGWDICSVFSMRGLDRFVDSWVLSFEHGTVKPDPSLSETACVELGVAPADALMVGDNTMTDGGAVAARRPGPDPPTSAARRSARLLVHRANPLQRLIRRLRRVFRRSRPIASQPAPWQQTGVGTSRGKKRAKTKGGRS from the coding sequence GTGGATTCCCTACCCGGATACCGTCGTCTCGAGCGCCTCCGGGCTCGTGGAGTATCCCTCGCCGTGGTGAGCGACACCGGATGGGACATTTGCTCCGTTTTCTCGATGCGCGGCTTGGACCGATTCGTCGACTCGTGGGTCTTGTCATTCGAGCACGGGACGGTGAAGCCGGATCCGAGCCTGTCCGAGACGGCATGTGTGGAACTCGGCGTAGCCCCCGCAGACGCCCTCATGGTGGGGGACAACACGATGACCGACGGAGGCGCCGTCGCCGCCAGACGTCCGGGCCCTGATCCTCCCACAAGTGCCGCAAGGCGCTCCGCGAGGCTTCTCGTGCATCGAGCGAATCCTCTCCAGCGATTGATTCGGCGCTTGCGTCGGGTCTTCCGACGAAGCCGTCCCATTGCGAGCCAGCCTGCGCCATGGCAGCAGACCGGCGTGGGGACGAGTCGAGGGAAGAAGCGGGCCAAGACCAAGGGAGGTCGTTCGTGA
- a CDS encoding cobalamin-dependent protein (Presence of a B(12) (cobalamin)-binding domain implies dependence on cobalamin itself, in one of its several forms, or in some unusual lineages, dependence on a cobalamin-like analog.): MRRPVWLFSMDTEQFCAPPLTTGALLAYFRAHGATEADTDVDLVHFLSVEAVDTWLEEKWAGGLREQARAAVAAGVQPVLGLSCYTWNVAEFIDAARKIKADVPGVLVVAGGPHVQRAEDFLESDSIDVIALGEAEETFTGLLDAADRKAWRDVAGLGYFDENGDLIRTAPRGRSTELDGFPTAVPFIPLRDENGKPLYEQVAYETTRGCPYRCAFCEWGTGAIGTKMYQFSLERIRADLELLVAGGIKDVWLCDSNFGALREDTAKAELVIELREKTGLPQTFATSWSKNHNKRVQGIVRLLHRNDLLSHYHLALQTLTPLALELSNRKNMRANDYEPVVKGLAADGIPVAAELIWGLPGDTLGEFETNLDHLLTVFPNINIFGYTLLPGTEFYDRRDEYQLQTRPVAGYGKAKGEYVVGCHTFSSADGEEGYFLIGAYITLARGQIMPLTTQLLAQSRQVPVAPMLRAVLRALIEDYAADLPAEVRDDQISAYENRSDLFLRFLADPDRTYATIRRTIEGWLAANDAADIATHALRVLELDRALCPRFGEATRGTFAFDFAADRTLEVLSRMEAPATELLEASCSTKLDIRHPGGVGEILRDPDGGSWVRGQIESTPDQTSA, encoded by the coding sequence ATGCGTCGTCCCGTCTGGCTCTTCAGCATGGATACCGAGCAGTTCTGTGCTCCCCCGCTCACGACGGGAGCGCTTCTGGCGTATTTCCGTGCCCACGGCGCGACGGAGGCCGATACCGACGTGGACCTCGTCCACTTCCTGTCGGTCGAGGCCGTCGACACCTGGCTGGAAGAGAAGTGGGCGGGTGGGCTGCGCGAGCAGGCCCGAGCCGCCGTTGCGGCCGGCGTTCAGCCCGTGCTCGGGCTCAGCTGCTACACGTGGAATGTCGCCGAGTTCATCGACGCCGCCCGGAAGATCAAGGCCGACGTGCCCGGTGTCCTCGTGGTCGCCGGTGGCCCCCACGTCCAACGCGCCGAGGACTTCCTCGAGAGCGACAGCATCGACGTCATCGCCCTCGGCGAAGCGGAAGAGACCTTCACGGGCCTGCTCGACGCTGCCGATCGCAAGGCATGGCGCGACGTGGCCGGCCTCGGCTACTTCGACGAGAACGGCGACCTGATCCGAACGGCGCCTCGAGGCCGCTCGACCGAGCTCGACGGCTTCCCCACCGCGGTCCCCTTCATCCCGCTACGCGACGAGAACGGGAAGCCGCTGTACGAGCAGGTCGCCTACGAGACCACCCGCGGCTGTCCATACCGATGCGCCTTCTGCGAATGGGGCACCGGCGCGATCGGCACGAAGATGTATCAGTTCTCTCTCGAGCGGATCCGCGCCGACCTCGAGCTGCTCGTCGCCGGGGGCATCAAGGACGTCTGGCTCTGCGACTCGAACTTCGGCGCCCTTCGCGAGGATACCGCCAAGGCAGAGCTCGTCATCGAGCTGCGCGAGAAGACCGGCCTCCCGCAGACCTTCGCGACGTCTTGGTCCAAGAACCACAACAAGCGGGTCCAGGGCATCGTCCGGCTGCTGCATCGAAACGACCTGCTGTCGCACTACCATCTCGCGCTGCAGACCCTCACGCCGCTCGCGCTCGAGCTCTCCAACCGAAAGAACATGCGCGCGAACGACTATGAGCCGGTGGTGAAGGGCCTCGCGGCCGACGGCATTCCCGTCGCGGCCGAGCTCATCTGGGGCCTGCCTGGCGACACCCTGGGCGAGTTCGAGACGAACCTCGACCACCTCCTCACAGTCTTCCCGAACATCAACATCTTCGGCTACACGCTGCTGCCCGGCACGGAGTTCTACGACCGGCGCGACGAGTACCAGCTCCAGACCCGCCCCGTGGCGGGCTACGGCAAGGCCAAAGGCGAGTACGTCGTCGGCTGCCACACGTTCTCCAGCGCCGACGGCGAGGAAGGCTACTTCCTGATCGGCGCGTACATCACGCTCGCCCGCGGCCAGATCATGCCCCTCACCACGCAGCTCCTGGCTCAGAGTCGACAGGTCCCCGTCGCCCCGATGCTGCGGGCCGTGCTTCGGGCCCTGATCGAGGATTACGCCGCCGATCTCCCCGCGGAGGTTCGCGACGACCAGATTTCGGCCTACGAGAACCGGTCCGACCTGTTCTTGCGGTTCCTGGCCGATCCCGACCGGACGTACGCAACGATCCGCCGCACCATCGAAGGCTGGCTCGCCGCAAACGACGCCGCCGACATCGCGACGCACGCTCTCCGCGTCCTGGAGCTCGACCGGGCCCTCTGCCCACGTTTCGGAGAAGCGACCCGCGGCACCTTCGCGTTCGACTTTGCCGCCGACCGCACGCTCGAGGTCCTCTCCCGGATGGAAGCGCCCGCCACCGAACTGCTCGAGGCGTCGTGCTCGACGAAGCTCGACATCCGCCACCCCGGAGGCGTCGGTGAGATCCTGCGCGACCCCGACGGCGGCTCGTGGGTCCGCGGGCAGATCGAATCGACACCCGACCAAACGTCAGCGTAA
- a CDS encoding TVP38/TMEM64 family protein codes for MAESEETTGESTRSRWRPILIGLAVVAGLVVVFQTLPVADWLKSFQDYVRDLGPAGYVLYAACYAICVVLFVPASVLTLGAGAIYGVGVGVGVVVVGASVGATLSFLLARTLLRSRVEKMTAGNAKFAALDRAISKEGAKIVFLVRLAPVFPFTYINYAFGLTGIGTPGYVLASVIGMIPGTFAYVYLGTAAAGAATAGDADQARTLVQILGAVAALVVTIFVARLATKAIKEAGVEG; via the coding sequence ATGGCGGAGTCCGAAGAGACTACGGGAGAGAGCACGCGGTCGCGGTGGCGGCCGATCCTGATTGGGCTGGCCGTCGTGGCCGGACTGGTGGTCGTATTCCAGACGTTGCCGGTCGCGGACTGGCTGAAGAGCTTTCAGGACTACGTCCGAGACCTCGGTCCGGCCGGCTACGTCTTGTACGCCGCCTGCTACGCGATATGCGTCGTTCTCTTCGTGCCCGCTTCCGTGCTGACGCTCGGCGCGGGTGCGATCTACGGTGTCGGTGTCGGCGTGGGGGTCGTGGTCGTCGGTGCCTCGGTCGGCGCGACGCTCTCCTTCCTGCTCGCTCGCACGCTCCTGCGTTCTCGCGTGGAGAAGATGACTGCAGGCAACGCGAAGTTCGCGGCGCTCGATCGAGCGATCTCGAAGGAGGGTGCGAAGATCGTCTTCCTCGTCCGTCTCGCTCCGGTGTTCCCGTTCACCTACATCAACTATGCGTTCGGCCTCACGGGCATCGGCACGCCGGGCTACGTGCTCGCCTCCGTCATCGGAATGATTCCGGGGACCTTTGCCTACGTTTATCTCGGCACGGCTGCGGCGGGTGCCGCGACGGCCGGAGACGCGGATCAGGCCCGGACCCTAGTGCAGATCTTGGGGGCGGTGGCTGCCCTGGTCGTCACGATCTTCGTGGCCCGGTTGGCGACCAAGGCCATCAAAGAGGCTGGGGTCGAAGGATGA
- a CDS encoding lysophospholipid acyltransferase family protein, protein MSATAGSAAFEWLAPEALKQAERDVRERIALAPMELNSFGYDPWGFQTDSALRGLVLSSLVYRYYFRVQTRGIENIPTGRVLLISNHAGQIALDAVMIGTATLLEGDPPRIVRGMGEYWLPRLPFLNVAMVRAGSVVGTPKNCVDLLAHEEAVIAFPEGIRGMNKGFTERYALQEFGMGFLRLALETNTPIIPIAVVGSEEQAPSLGNFKPLAKLLGMPAFPLVLTPVPLPVRYHIEFGAPLHFEGNPHDEDRIIGAHVEEVKQRIRSMIADGLRRRSGIFW, encoded by the coding sequence GTGTCGGCCACAGCGGGTTCCGCCGCGTTCGAGTGGCTCGCGCCGGAGGCTCTGAAGCAAGCGGAGCGCGATGTTCGCGAGCGCATCGCTCTCGCCCCGATGGAACTCAACTCGTTCGGGTACGACCCCTGGGGCTTTCAGACCGACAGCGCGCTGCGCGGGCTCGTGCTCTCGAGCCTGGTGTACCGCTACTACTTTCGTGTCCAGACGCGCGGGATCGAGAACATCCCGACCGGCCGCGTCCTGCTGATCTCGAACCACGCGGGCCAGATCGCGCTCGACGCGGTGATGATCGGAACGGCCACGCTCCTCGAGGGGGACCCGCCGCGAATCGTTCGCGGCATGGGCGAGTACTGGCTCCCCCGTCTTCCGTTCTTGAACGTTGCGATGGTCCGCGCCGGAAGCGTCGTCGGAACGCCGAAGAACTGTGTCGACCTCCTCGCGCACGAGGAGGCTGTCATCGCCTTCCCCGAGGGCATTCGCGGAATGAACAAGGGCTTCACAGAGCGCTACGCGCTGCAAGAGTTCGGGATGGGCTTCCTGCGACTCGCGCTCGAGACCAACACGCCGATCATCCCGATCGCCGTCGTCGGTTCCGAAGAGCAGGCACCGTCCCTCGGGAATTTCAAGCCCCTCGCGAAACTCCTCGGCATGCCGGCCTTTCCGCTCGTCCTGACGCCGGTTCCGCTGCCCGTGCGCTACCACATCGAGTTCGGGGCCCCGCTCCACTTCGAAGGCAATCCCCACGACGAGGACCGCATCATCGGCGCACACGTGGAGGAAGTGAAACAGCGGATCCGCAGCATGATCGCCGACGGCCTCCGCCGACGCTCGGGAATCTTCTGGTGA
- a CDS encoding NAD-dependent epimerase/dehydratase family protein codes for MQRLLITGISGGQGRLLTRRLAGTCEIVGVDRRTWDERPQGVEIHEVDLRSRHVDELFRRLRPDAVAHLGLVRHQFDAHLRHDVNVVGTKHLLECCAEYGVDRVVVMTSSYVYGALPENPFYMDEDTALNVSRHYPEIRDLAEVDALATGFLWRYPEIATAILRPVNTLGRSVHSSIGAYLKPDYVPTILGFDPLLQFIHEQDLTESIVSALESRVRGVFNIVGPGAVPLSVAVRETGSTAVPLPEPLAVFLLDRLFRYGLFPVPADAVDFVKYPCTIDGRRFQDASGFEPLLGLEDTLRSVRT; via the coding sequence ATGCAGCGACTTCTGATCACGGGAATCTCCGGGGGGCAGGGGCGCCTCCTGACCCGACGACTCGCGGGCACGTGCGAGATCGTCGGCGTAGATCGTCGGACGTGGGATGAAAGACCTCAGGGAGTCGAGATCCACGAAGTCGATCTGCGAAGCCGCCACGTCGACGAACTCTTCCGACGGCTTCGGCCCGACGCCGTCGCCCACCTTGGGCTGGTGCGACACCAGTTCGATGCCCACCTGCGGCACGACGTGAACGTGGTCGGCACGAAGCACCTGCTCGAATGCTGCGCCGAATACGGGGTCGACCGGGTCGTCGTCATGACCAGTTCGTACGTCTACGGAGCGCTCCCGGAGAACCCGTTCTACATGGACGAGGACACCGCCCTGAACGTGAGCCGGCACTACCCGGAGATCCGCGACCTGGCGGAAGTCGACGCGCTCGCGACCGGATTCCTGTGGAGGTATCCCGAGATCGCGACAGCGATCCTGCGGCCGGTGAACACGCTGGGGCGATCCGTCCACAGTTCGATCGGGGCGTACCTGAAACCGGACTACGTCCCGACGATCCTCGGCTTCGATCCCCTCCTGCAGTTCATCCACGAGCAGGATCTCACTGAATCCATCGTATCCGCCCTCGAGAGCCGCGTGCGCGGCGTCTTCAACATCGTCGGCCCCGGCGCCGTCCCGCTCTCGGTCGCCGTTCGCGAGACGGGCAGCACCGCAGTTCCGCTTCCCGAACCACTCGCCGTCTTTCTGCTCGACCGATTGTTCCGCTATGGCCTTTTCCCGGTCCCGGCCGACGCCGTCGACTTCGTGAAATACCCCTGCACGATCGACGGCCGACGATTCCAAGACGCGAGCGGATTCGAGCCGCTGCTCGGCCTCGAGGACACCTTGCGGAGCGTGCGAACGTGA
- a CDS encoding SAM-dependent methyltransferase translates to MPFTLDEVVPWGRSFAEYCEMFELGDAEFERSLLGCADGPASFNKTLTDRGGQVVSIDPIYEFGAEELHDQIEATFEKIMDQSHKNADQFHWKQIQSVEELGQVRLDAMHEFLADLAGGKKEGRYVVGCLPSLPFDTGDFDLALCAHFLFLYSDRLGLDFHIASLIEMARVATEVRVFPLLNLDGSRSRHVDATVRALREKDYDVDIRTVDYHFRKGGNELLTLRPPAAA, encoded by the coding sequence ATGCCCTTCACCCTCGACGAGGTCGTGCCCTGGGGCCGCTCGTTCGCGGAGTACTGCGAGATGTTCGAGCTCGGCGACGCCGAGTTCGAACGCAGTCTCCTCGGCTGCGCGGACGGTCCCGCGAGCTTCAACAAGACGCTCACTGACCGCGGCGGCCAGGTCGTATCGATCGACCCGATCTACGAGTTCGGCGCGGAAGAGCTGCACGATCAGATCGAGGCCACCTTCGAGAAGATCATGGATCAGAGTCACAAGAACGCCGACCAGTTTCACTGGAAGCAGATCCAGTCCGTCGAAGAACTGGGTCAGGTACGCCTCGATGCCATGCACGAATTTCTGGCCGACCTCGCCGGAGGGAAGAAGGAGGGCCGGTACGTCGTCGGTTGTCTTCCGAGCCTGCCGTTCGACACTGGCGACTTCGACCTCGCGCTCTGCGCGCACTTCCTCTTCCTTTACAGCGACCGCCTCGGCCTCGACTTCCACATCGCATCGCTGATCGAGATGGCTCGCGTCGCCACCGAGGTCCGGGTGTTCCCTCTGTTGAACCTCGACGGTAGTCGCTCGCGGCACGTCGACGCGACCGTGCGTGCGCTGCGCGAGAAGGACTACGACGTCGACATCCGGACCGTGGACTACCACTTCCGCAAGGGCGGCAACGAGCTCCTGACCTTGCGACCGCCCGCGGCGGCGTAA